The Siniperca chuatsi isolate FFG_IHB_CAS linkage group LG17, ASM2008510v1, whole genome shotgun sequence genomic sequence ACCTCTCAGTAACCTGTGTGGGATTCATCATATTGTTGACCGTACACCCTTATGACATTGTGTATAAATCTGCTGTGTGCCAGTGTGAATTCAGTTACTTTGTAACTCGAGTCAGGTCTTTGTTACTTCAATAAAAATCTCTATTACTCTGATGAATGCCTCCAAATGTTTGATTTCTACAACAATTTTTCCAAACAAGTTTTGCAATAATGTTAATTCTACTCAACTTTTGACACAAACCAGACAGGGCTGTGTGGCGCACTAATAAGGGGAAGAATAAAAAGGGGAAGAGACGGGGGCAGAGTGCATCTGCAGAGGAAGTGAAATTTTGTGCAGTTCAGACTTAAAAATCAAAGAGGATATGACCACAGGAATTTGAATGATTTTGGTGAGCCCCTGATTTTTTCTCTAGCACCACTTTGGCTgttattgaaatatctcaacaattattgatTTCCCTGAAAATTGACATTcatacctgcaaaaataatgacattcccatcatcctcagcactttgtgtttagtgctgatcagcaaatgctagcatgttaacatgctaaactaagatggtgaacggGCAAACACATCTGTTTaacaacagcatgttagcactgtcattgtgagcatgttagcatgccgatgttaatatttagctcaaagcacagcctaagtacagcctcacagagctgctagcatggctgtagactcctaGTCTTGTTTTCCTTCAAAAGGTTGACACGGTTCATTATTCACACAGGTTATGTCTGAGTGTACCTGCGTTATATTCCCAACCATGATATTTATACCTGTCCTTCTTACACTGTTTACAACATAGGACTTTCAACACTTAATCTGACATGATGCGATCATTCTTTAAAACTAGGTTTTCTAAGATGTTTTGCTTACCCAGGAGGCCTTAAAGTGTCTCACAGAAGTTTACTCACGTGGAGTCGATGGACGTGCCGTCCATCAGAGAGGCATTATAGTGATATTTGATAAAGTCTCCCTTCTTGGTTTGCTTATCACACTCTTCTGGCTTGTAAGTGACAGTGACCTCAGTGCTGTCTGATGGGTTGTGGAAGTCGATGATGTGAATGTCAAAGACCAGCACAGCTGAACCAGGGATCTTAGAGCCTGAGAGACGTGGTAAGGGGGGAACAAGAAGGAATACAATATAAAAAGCTGCAGACACAGGAGTATAAATGGTGAGAGAACATTTTTGTGATACAAATAAGGGTATCCGAGCATTACCACACACCTGTGCCCTCCTCTCCATAGGCGAGATGTGGGGGGATGGTGATGGTGCGTTTCTCTCCGACACAGACTCCAATCAGACCCTCGTCCATGCCAGCAATCACGTAGCCTCGACCCACATAGGTGTCATAGGTACGATTACGAGAGTAGCTGTGGTacagaaaatattaacaaaagtATTGTTACACTGCCCCATAGAGAAAGAAATCACAAATATACTAAAGAGAAGATAGAAACTAAATATacaggggttttttttctcacagagTTGTCATTTAATAACATATACAGGGATTTTAGGCAGCGCACAGAAGAGCACAACTGAACAACCACCTGACAACCTAAAAGAGATGACTATACGATACAAAATGAGTCTGTAGCAGGGAGCTGGTTCAGAGAAAAGCCACTATGCTTGTGTTGCAaccagctgtttgttttggaggctgcatttgtggtttttatttaCTGAAACACCCAGTGTGGTGGCAATTTACAACATGAAGAACTTCAAATTCCTGGTATGTgtatgaagagagagaaaatgtgtttggctGGAAGTTAACATGGGGCCTTTCGTGGGTCCTTGACATCTGTACAGAATGTGCAAAAGAATTTCTTGAAGATAACAAGAAAGGCTACAAGCCTAACCTACAAGGCTGTGAAGGCTGCAGCATACAATGATTATACATGATAAGAAAATACGAATTTTTAATAATCATCAACCTatgttttttaatacttttaaagaCCTTaatttttagtttaatttagaCTTTTTTAGACTTTAGGGTATATAGACAGTGTCTGCTTTTCAGTCAACCAGTCTTTCCCAAAAAGTTACAGCACATGAAACTCACATCTGTTGTGAGTAACAGCACAAGAAGAAAGAAGTTTCATAACTATTGAGAGGATGCAGTGTTATATAATGGAAACAGGACGTGGTTTTTAAGTTTTGATTCATCTTTTGATACGTCTtcaatgcacagagagatgCTGCCACCCTGAGGCTACTTTAAGAACAACAGACATTAAACATCTATTGATAATCCAAAGCTTTACTATGAGCTTTTCTGTGTGGTTAACATGATGAATATTGAACTTTGACACATACCTGGAATCAAAAAATGTTCCGTCGAGCAGGCTGCCATTGTAGTGGTAGCGTACAAAGTCTCCAGAGATGGTCTTCCTCGTGCAGGACTCAGGCACCTTCTGATTGGTCACTGTGATCCCATCTCTGGGGTTATGGAGGTCCAGAAGTACAACATCAAACACCAGAGACGCCTGTCCTGGGATGTCACTACCTGgaggggagaagaagaagaaaggttGAAGAAGGGAAGGGAGGCAGGTATGGGGATATAAAGATAAAGGAGAggcttgatgatgatgaactaCAGAAATATTCTTCATCATTCTTCTTCTAACCATAACCAGGATCAATTCCTAATGAACTGTGAGggaaattacaaattacacatACTATATGTATAATCATGTTCGAATATCTGGTATACCTTTACTGCACCTGTAATCATGTTTAATTCTACTGTGTTTGATCATTCTGAATCTTGTGTAAAGGTGCCTCTGAGAGAAGTGGTCTTGTGGGAACGACAGAACTTTCAGTACtaataaagtaaatgtaaagtgACCGTATGGGAACCTTCTGAAacccaaacaaacatttatttatattgtttatttatgtattgttatttttcagatATCAGGCATTAAGCGGAAGGCcttatttatgttgtttaaatgttgttGATACTCTCCCTCATTCTAGATGTGATTatattttgcttatttattGTAGGAGgttatttgaaaatattcataaaaaaaacaatttacagACTCTAGTACAGAAAATTTGTTtcttgtgtgtaaatatgtaaatataacaaCCTGTCaattaaaggaatactttgTTATTTCTGTCgtggagttagatgagaagatcaatgccACTCTTaggtctgtacagtaaatatgaagctacagcgtTTAGTCGTTTTATATGGAGGTTATGTGCCGCACTATTTCTTGTCACTGTGAAATAGACCAGCGCATTACCCTCGTAAAACAGTCCTTTTTACACTCCTGGTTTTGTACACATTAACCAAACAAGacacaatgtgttaattagggAGCTTTAGACATGCTGTTAGGTgaaaagccaggctagctgtttccgcCTGTTTTTCTTCTCAATTTATGTTGCACAGAAagtaagcttatttcccaaaatgttgaactattcctttaaagaggTCAAACCATGTCACAAGCTTTGAGGTTTGTTGAAGGAGTATAAGATGAAAACCTCTTCCTGATTTCTGTTATTCAATCAGTGTCTGGTGAGCAagaagctgttttcagaatcaagacatttcggctcccgtGGGAagttctgaaaacagtgtccagatgactacgactgaaaccttttctacggtcACTCAGTTTAGAAAAGTTAAAGTGCAATTGGCTGGGAAAGGAAGGCAAAATCTATCATGAAAATGATATTTGTCAAAGTTAAAAGGTAAGAAAGAGTTAGAGTTTGGGACAATTAAGAACTCTACATTCTTCATCTCTGACAAGACTGAGAGGGTAAAACAAGATGAGATGTAGAGTTTAACTGCATATGTGTATGGTGTACTGTACTGCCACCTTGTGCTCCAAGTGTGCAACTACAGCACCTGTTGCTTTGCACTGTAATGATCAATCTATTGTTATTCCCAAAGGAGTGGAGACTTTTAAGGGCTTGAAGTCACTCATAGGAATGTAATCAGACTCAAGTAAACAAGTGATAATAAAGAAATTGTTAATACTCACCATCTCCATTCTCTCCATATCCAAGTGAGGGTGGCATAGTGATGATGCGTCTCTCTCCAACACACATTCCCAGAAGGCCCTGATCCATACCAGCGATTAGCCACCCAATCCCAACATAAGTGTCATAGGTACGCATACGGGTGTGGCTACAGCGAAGGACGAAGGAGAGAGATTACATATTTGTCTGCAATTTGGTGtgattgtctgtgtgtgaatgatgaaTTAATTATACAGAACAAACCTGGAATCAAACAGCGTCCCGTCCAACAAGGTGCCATTATAGTGGTAGCGAATGTAGTCGGACACCTCCACCTTTCTGGAGCAGATGGAGGGCGTGTGGTAGGTGTTGGTCTGGACGCCGTCTTCCGGGTTCCACACATCGAGCAGCAGCACGTCAAAGTGGAGGATGGAGTCAGGAGGGATGATGTCACCTGAAGGGGAGAGAAAAGCAAGTCATTCCCTTTCAAACAGCTAACATGACTTTCTAATCTCACTCGCATGTGTTAATCGCTCTCAGACTAGGTCTTGGCAGTATGACCTAAAGTCTGTATCAAGATCAAGatcgaaacgtcttgattttgaaaacattgtccagatgactacaactgaaatcgtttctatgatggaacactcctggacgaatgagggactacaccgtctttaaGGTCTTGCTAGATGAAATTCAAAAGGGTCCAAACACTTGTAACGTTAAGAACAACTTGTCTTGCTGTTCCTGTTTAATGTTCTTTATGAAGTGTTGTATGTTGACCCCGAATGAAGGCCACAAGAGGAAAATCACTGATCTCACAATATTGTGTGTTCTTAATAATATAAGTGTTGACGCTTTAAGAGCCAAAACTACCATTCTACAAGGTAAAAGAGATTTAATGCTTTGGAGTTGACATGGTTGACATTGGTCATTAAACTGTTGCATTATAAATACAAATTCACATCAGTGGGGTTTTTCTCAGGATGTGAGCATTGGTCTTAGGATTGTTAGATGTTCAGATACCTGAGGCATTTTGAGATGTGAGtgctattttttaaattaaattaattgtttaaatcctttttcaagcaaaaatgtcaaacatttgatggtttaAGCTTATCAAATGTGAtgaattgctgcttttcctgGTCTTAAcattatagtaaactgaatgtctttggattttggacaaaacaagacatgtgaCGACATTAGCTTGGGTTCtagaaaattgtgatgggcatttttcactgttttctgatgtgttcaaacgattaattgaaaaactaatctgcagattaatcgattatgaaaaCAGTCTTAGTTAGTTgaggttatgtgccggactatttggTTGACTAGTTGGTAGATTTTTAGAAACAGGACATGACAGTGGTGTCATGCCTTTCAGCAGTGTGAAAGCTCATTAAACATCTCAACCAGTTGTGTTTGTAGACATGAGCGTGAGTCACTTTTTACTCACTTACTATTTCTGGGTATAAAATGTTTGAAACAGTTTTCTCTCAGTGTTGCTTGGATGCATGTAAAGTTGCCTTTCAAGCCTTTAGTAGCTCAACAAGTGTACAGAAGACTCTAGATAAGGAGAAGAAGGTGAAGTTAAGGAGAGGAGggtgggaggaggtggaggaggggtgcAAGGACTGGTGGGTGGCAGCCATTAAATGCTTACTACTGATGAGCTGGCAGGTCTCTTTCCGGTTTAAATCTCTTTCTACCTCCTCCAAAATCTCGCCTCTGTACTTTCGTCTTTCTCTCTGATGTTCCCTCTAATGCAGACTGCTGGTAGAGGACAGAGCCTCAGCTTTAACCTGTCCACACatgcccccctccccccactcccctctctctctctctctctcactctctcattaTCTAACAATttcatagacacacacaaatacactaaCACACCGGTCTCTACATGTAAACAGAGCCTCGACATTTTTCTTCTCATCACTATAATCACATGCAAATATAAAGAACATTTTCtgatacaaacacactgcatttatttatgttcaTACACCGATGCTGATGCTCT encodes the following:
- the fkbp9 gene encoding peptidyl-prolyl cis-trans isomerase FKBP9: MIKCVQGMLYLSVLVAFAACNAPPVPLDDIFIEKTFVPEQCVRAVKVGDYVRYHYIGTFPDGKKFDSSYDRGSTYNVFVGKKQLIQGMDKALVGMCVNERSLVKIPPHLAYGKQGYGDIIPPDSILHFDVLLLDVWNPEDGVQTNTYHTPSICSRKVEVSDYIRYHYNGTLLDGTLFDSSHTRMRTYDTYVGIGWLIAGMDQGLLGMCVGERRIITMPPSLGYGENGDGSDIPGQASLVFDVVLLDLHNPRDGITVTNQKVPESCTRKTISGDFVRYHYNGSLLDGTFFDSSYSRNRTYDTYVGRGYVIAGMDEGLIGVCVGEKRTITIPPHLAYGEEGTGSKIPGSAVLVFDIHIIDFHNPSDSTEVTVTYKPEECDKQTKKGDFIKYHYNASLMDGTSIDSTYNYGKTYNIVLGANQVVPGMEDGLMDMCVGEKRHLVIPPHLGYGERGVTDEVPGSAVLVFDIDLVDMEEGLPEGYMFIWNDDVSPDLFAEMDKDKNEQVEPSEFTDYILRQVNEGKGRLAPGFDPYRIIDNMFSNQDRDGDGKITEAEFKLKADEAAPHDEL